From the Elgaria multicarinata webbii isolate HBS135686 ecotype San Diego chromosome 19, rElgMul1.1.pri, whole genome shotgun sequence genome, the window TAGttgctaagattttctgggtccaaggaaggtttcttcaggagtggtctcactgctgcctctttcagacggcctgggaccactccctcccacagggaggcattaatcacttccttggccccgctggctgttccatccctgctagcttttattagccaagaggggtaaggatccaatacggaggtggttgcacaaacctgtccaagcaccttgtcaacatcctcgagctgtaccaactgaaactcatccaaagaaactggacaaggctgtgccctggatacctcactagattctcctgttataacactggagtctaagtcctggcggatgcaaaagattttattctggaagtgcctagcaaattcattacagcaggcctcagatggttctactaTGTCCTTGGGGCTGGCATGTAGTAGCCCCCAGACAACTCTGGAAAGCTCTGCTGGGCTGCAGATTGAGGATTTGATAGTGGCATTCAGATTTCAAGGGAAGCTCACAGATAAAGACTTGCATAAAttagaggagatgatgatgatgatgatgatagcagctTTTATACCCTGCAGctgtttctcttcccccaccccactgaacACTTAATAAGCTGGGTCTTCCAAAACAACGTCTTCTCTAGGCTTCCCCAGGAATGCCTCCCCCACTGGCCCTGCTCAACAGTCTGATTTTgcacctgctctgcctgccttgcGTGAGCCCCTTGCTATTATGAATTCCTTCCTAATCAGCTCTTGTCCATGCCAGAAAAACAGGTGGcaacttcccctccccctccccccatattcCTCCCCTTCTCTTGCACTCCTGTCATATTCCTCCCCATTATTATCGCAAGGGGGTGGTGAGATTAAAGGTTGCGGGAAAATATTGATCTTGGATGCCTGCCCAAAGGCCGCTCTGCCTACCGAGTGACATGAACAAGGCGCAGCAGAACCACACTGCAGACCGAGAGCTGAAGAAGTGGCTAGTTGTTTTGAATCAAGGGGGTCCAATTTAGCCCTCCTTGGCTCTTGGGTAGGAGGGTCAGTGCCTCCACCAGCATCTGTGACTAAAGCCTTCAAGCCAAGGTTGAGCGGTAGACATGGGCAGCAGAAGCTCTTCACAGCATGAAGATAAAGGAGGATTCCTGAGCAGCAGCTCCTCTCAAAGGAGTAAGAGCAGGCCAGGCTGCATTTTCCGGGTCAGTTGGCCAACTCTGCCTCCCATCCCTCCTCCTGCACTTAGTGACGCACAGCAGCCCTTCAGCCTCCAAGTCCCTGGGGCGGCACTCCCCTGCTGCTTTGGCTGGGCTCTCTTTCTAAAGGTGTGAATGTTCCCAGCTTCCGGGAGGGAGGAGATCACGAAGCCTCAAACGCTGCCCGGCGCTGGTGCCTTTCGAGTGGCAAATCTGCTTGAGCCTCCCTGTAAGTTGTTCGCCAACTGCAGTGTGCCAAAATTATAATGTTTCTTCCTACAAGCTGCGGCTAATAGCGCGACAGCAGGTTGGGCCTTTTTCCGGTGAGTTGGCCAGCCCCAGTCCCAGATTGGAAAATTGAATTATTAAGTTTTAAGTTAATGTTTGGTGGagctgcggggggtggggtggagagagagagagagagagagagagagagagagaacacaagagTGGGATGGCTGGGCTGGATTGCCAATGCCTTATTGGAAATTGAGCTTGCTGAATCCCACATCAAATTGGTCTTTTTTCGGACGCATAACTCTCTCCATTGCCTATAAAACCTTGATGTGCCTGATGTTCCGGGGTTGTTGCCAGGCTCCTTCTGCAAGGTTCTTGTACCGTGAACAGCTGTGTGGCACTCAGGCATTCAGCGAGGAGGCACTCTCCACCACTGAGCGGCACTGGCACAGGGTGGAAGAAGGGGAGCACGCTTCGTTTCCTGAATGTATGTAAAGCCTGGGAGATGGTGGTTTCTCTTGGGAAGCTTATTTTGCCCCCCTGGAGGCTCTGGGACaggctggggagggaagaaaCGAAACTGGTCTACGCTTCTCAAGGCCACTGAGAAGAGGAGGGCCCCCAATGGACAGTGAAGGGAGCGTGCTTGGAGCTGGACGCTCCCGGAGCCATGAGAATGGGTGGCTGCCACCTCTTGCCTTGTGTCTGCAATGTGGGGATGGCGAGgctggccttccttgcagggctgttgtaagggtGACTGAGATTCTGTGGGTGCTCCTAGCCAGAAGGCGTCTTGTGCAGCAATTCCAGCTTTGTCATCTAAACGGATTAAaaggaaaaaggtggaagaagcaggGGGCAAACACAGGAGGGTGACAAGCAGAACACGGCGTGGTCTGTGCCCCCATGAAATTCTGCAaatgaggtggggagggggcacattAAAAGCCCACCTGGAAGTGCCCCCTGGGAGTTGAATGCTTTGGAGGATAGGCACTAGGTGAATTCTCCAAATCCAATCCatggcatcatagaatcatagaatcatagaatagcagagttggaaggggcctacaaggccattgagtccaaccccctgctcaatgcaggaatccaccctaaagcatccctgacagatgcttgtccagctgcctcttgaaggcctctagtgtgggagagcccacaacctccctaggtagctgattccattgtcgcactgctctaacagtcaggaagtttttcctgatgtccagccggaatctggcttcctttaacttgagcccgttattccgtgtcctgcactctgggaggatcgagaagagatcctggccctcctctgtgtgacaaccttttaagtatttgaagagtgctatcatgtctcccctcaatcttctcttctccaggctaaacatgcccagttctttcagtctctcttcatagggctttgtttctagacctctgatcatcctggttgccctcttctgaacacgctccagcttgtctgcgtccttcttgaattgtggagcccagaactggacgcaatactctagatgaggcctaaccagggccgaatagagaggaaccagtacctcacgtgatttggaagctatccatGACCGTGTGCTTGACAGTGTGGGAGAAAGGGTGCTCacaggactttttcttcttctttcagaggGTGAGGCTACACCGGTGACTTTGCAAGAGACGCCACTGCCGTCCGGGTCCACCACATGCCCCTGCATTCTTGCTCCGGCTAGAAGCGAGCTCACAGAGCCCTTTGCAGGGAGACcacggctgcctctctgaggcttTGCTGGGAGTGCTCCTTCCGCAGGGGTGTGGGGGCTGCCCTGCCTTGGAGGAGCCATGGATCGCGGGGTCACAGTTGAGAACCCCTATGCCAGTGTGAACATCCCCCGAGCTCAGCTCAAGGACGGCTTCCTGAAGTATTATCTGGGTGAGGATCTGGCCCCAGACACCGTGGTCTTCAACCCCAGTGCCCTGCCCACATACTCTCTAGCCCaggagaaggagcgggaggtCAGCCAGCATCCGCCGGCCCATGCTGCATGGAACGGTCAGCCGATCCCAACACGGGAGTCATGGGCCAGGCCCTACAACCCCTACGCCAGCCTCAAGATGCCCAGTGGAAACTCCCCGGAACCCTTCCACTGGAAGAGCCACGAGGTGGGAACTCCAGAGGGCAGCGGAGGCGGCAGTGGCTGCTGCACGCCCTGCTGTGGAAGGTGTTGCCCCTGCTGCAAGAGGTGCTGCTGTGTCATCTCATAGCACCACCACCCCGCAAGGGGATCTGCAGCAGGTTTTCCCTGCCACACCGTGTGTTCCAACCTGCTGAGATTTGGGCCTCAGTTACTTCCAGAAGATCACGCAGATGATTGTCCATGGCTGTTTCGGCCTCCTTCCGTCATGTTTTAAGAAGCAGGGCAGACAATTCAGGAGAATGGTTTTACCGCTGGTCCTCCTGGGTACACAGAGGTGGCCAAGTGTCCTTTCCTAAAATGCTCACCTCCATAATCCAGTGTAATCCAAAGGACTACAAGAGAGCCAAAGggacccccaaaataaaaatcccCCCATCCTTCCATGAACGAATCAACC encodes:
- the CYSRT1 gene encoding cysteine-rich tail protein 1; translation: MDRGVTVENPYASVNIPRAQLKDGFLKYYLGEDLAPDTVVFNPSALPTYSLAQEKEREVSQHPPAHAAWNGQPIPTRESWARPYNPYASLKMPSGNSPEPFHWKSHEVGTPEGSGGGSGCCTPCCGRCCPCCKRCCCVIS